The nucleotide window ACAATGGACCGCAGGATTGCACCTAACGAGGCCGAAGAAACTGAACCGTAGTTATTAGAAATATCGGCCTTACCCTGAGGCGTATCGGTTACATATTTGAGCACCTTCTTAAGGTCTTCAAGATCAATTAAAGGCAGGCCTTTATCATCACAGTACTTAAAAACGATGGACATAATACCCGTTTGGGTTTCATTGAGGTCCAGTATTTTTGAAAGCAGCAGGGGTCCGAACTCCGTAACCGTGGCCCGTAGCTTCACTCCCTGCTCCCCGGAAATGGTCATCAGTTCTACGGGAAAATCCTGCGCATTCCAGCTAAGTCCTGTCTTGGCATAACGCTCTTCTATTATGGCATTTCTCTCGCCGGCGCGGGAAATCCCTGAAAAATCACCTTTAATATCGAGTACAAGTGACGGGATTCCGGCATGTGAAAGCTGCTCGGCGAACACCTGTACCGTCTTGGTTTTACCTGTGCCGGTAGCACCGGCTATAAGTCCGTGGCGGTTAATGGTCTTCAGAGGCAGCATTACATCCACTTCTTTTACCACTTCGCCATCCAGGATCCCCTTTCCCAGGATAATATGTTCTCCTTTGGGTACATAGCGCGCATTAAGGTCCTGTATAAATTTTGCCCGGTTATCCATAGTTTGTGAATTGAATTGTTAAAGGTAATTTTTTTTGAATGAAAATTAAAATGCTGTGCCGTGCAGGGCCGGCGCAATGTGTTTAATATGGAACAACGCTTAAAAGAGACAAATAATACGCAAAAGGTGTGCATGAAAATCTAGTTACAAAAAACCTGATAAAATGCATAAATAAGGTCAATTTTTATGGTGAGCTATTAGTTATTAAACATCTTTATTTCCCTATATTTGGTACATTTATAAACCAAGAGTAATGAAAAGAGAAGAGATACTCTCCAGAATTCTGGAAGAGCAGTACAAGGTAATTTCGAACCTGCAAAATTCTGTAAACCTGTATAAGAAAGAATCGGATAAGGATGAGGACGATACTTCTGACCCCGACGATTATGCCCGTCAAACTGAAGCAAAAGACATGCAGCTGAGATTTGAGAAAATGCTCAATAAAGAAAAGGCTGATCTGAACTTTGTACTTGGTGAAAAAGATAAGAATTATGCTGTGGCCGAACATGGAGCACTGGTTGAAACTGAAAACAACTATTTTTTCCTGGGTGTGGCCTTACCTGCATTTAAGTATAATGATAAAGATGTTTACTGCATCTCTCCGGAAGCACCTATCTACGCTAAAATAAGAGGAAAAAAGCAGGGTGACTCCCTTCAGATGGGTGACCGCACCCTTGAAATAATCGGCATCTCCTAATTCCAAATTACAGAAAAACATTAAAAATTATCATCATGCACGTTCTGGGGTATTTCTTTGCAATCGTTATTGGGCTCGTTATGGGCCTCATAGGCGGTGGCGGAAGCATCCTGAGCGTGCCCGTTTTTGCCTATATCTTTAAAATTGACGCCATAACAGCCACTACGCTGTCGCTTTTTGTTGTAGGAGTCACCAGTTCAGCAGGTTCTGTGGGCTTCCTCAGACAGGGCAGCATCAATTTTAAGACTGCATTTATGTTTGGCCTGCCTTCCGTCCTGGGGATTCTTTTCTCCCGGCGCGTGGTACTGCCGCATCTGCCGCCATTTATTATCAACCGCTGGGGCATCACCATTACAAAAGAGATGTTCATCCTGGTACTCTTCGCGTTACTGATGCTGATTTCAGCCTTTAAAATGATCAGCAAAACAGACCGGCAGCGCATCAGGAAATCAGAAGATGTAAATTACACCCTGCTTATCTCACAGGGGCTGCTGGTAGGAATCATTACCGGATTCATAGGTGCAGGCGGCGGATTTCTGATTGTGCCGGCCCTGGTCATGCTTCTGGGCGTGTCTATGAAACAGGCAGTTGCGACTTCACTTTTCATCATCGCAATCAATTCAATGATTGGCTTCGTATCATCGCTGGATAAAGTGGATGTTGACTGGCCTTTTCTGCTCTTATTCAGTGCACTGTCCGTGTTGGGTATTCTTATAGGAGTTCAGCTGGCGAAACGCATTGAAGGCCGTAAACTCCGGCCGCTGTTCGGCTGGTTTGTCCTGGCGATGGCGGTCTTCATCATCCTGAATGAACTTTTTCTGAAGCAGATTGTATGATAAAAGTAAGCACATCTGGTGAGGCAGCAACATATAAAACTAAAACACCGAAATTTGCAACCATCAATTTATAAAAAAATGAAGATAGAACAGATATATACAGGATGCCTGGCACAGGGAGCATATTATATTGTTTCCGGCAAGGAAGCCGCGATAATAGATCCATTGCGCGAAGTGCAGCCCTACCTGGACCGTCTGGAAAAAGACGGAGTTACATTGAAATACATTTTTGAAACCCACTTCCACGCCGATTTTGTTTCCGGACATCTGGACCTGAGCAGAAAGACCGGCGCTCCCATTATTTTCGGACCTAATGCCGAGGCGGAGTTTGAAACCATCATTGCGGAAGACGGTGAAATTTTCAACATCGGCGATATTCTGATAAAAGCCCTCCACACTCCAGGGCACACGCTTGAAAGCACGACCTACCTACTGCTTGACGAAAAAGGCAGTGAGCACGCCATATTTTCCGGCGACACTCTTTTTTTAGGCGATGTTGGAAGGCCGGACCTTGCACAGAAGTCTGCCAACATGACTCAGGAGGAACTGGCCGGGATGCTGTACGACAGCCTTCAAAGCAAAATACTTCCGCTGCCTGATGAAATCACGGTTTATCCAGCTCATGGTGCGGGTTCTGCGTGCGGAAAGAATATGCAGAAGGAAACTGTGGACACGCTCGGAAATCAGAGAAGGACCAACTATGCCCTGCTGCAGCCTGACCGGGAATCCTTTATTGAGGCGGTCCTGGATGGACTTCCTGCCCCGCCGAAATACTTCGGAATGAACGTAGCTATGAATAAAGGCGGATATGAAAGTTTTGAAGAAGTGATGAACAATGGTATGAAACCCATTGCACCGCAGGATTTTGAATCTGTTGTGGAACAGACGGGAGCCCTTATTCTGGATACCAGAAGTGCAGCCGATTTTCATCAGGGTTTTGTACCCAACTCAGTCAATATCGGCCTGAAAGGAGATTTTGCGCCATGGGTAGGTGCAATGATCGTTGATGTAAAGCAGGCCATTGCCCTGGTGTGTGAGCCCGGCACTGAGGAAGAGGCCATCACGCGGCTGTCACGTGTCGGATTCGACAAAGTAATCGGTTATCTGGAAGGAGGTTTTGAAAAATGGAAAGCTGAGGGACTGGAGACCGATAGTGTCAACCGTATTACTCCGGAGGAATTTGCCGGGCGGTTTTCAAAGGATGCGAAAGTGATTGACGTACGTAAGGAAGCCGAATTTGCGGCAGAACACATTGAAGATGCCTATAATGCACCTCTGGATGGAATTGCCGGATGGGCTGGTAGCCTCGCCGAAGAGGAGGGTCATTTCTTCCTGCACTGTGCCGGTGGTTACCGAAGCATGATTGCAGCCAGCATCCTGAATTCCCGGGGAATACGCAATTTTACCGAAATAGCAGGCGGTTTTAACGGGATAAAGAAAACCTCCATACCGACTTCTAATTATATCTGCCAAAGCAAGACCTTAAAATAAAAAGTGATGAATATCTTAAAATACACCGATTTCCTGCTGCACAAGCCTTCTGTCTTCCAGATCAAGAAAACAGATCACATCCAGCAGTTTGCAGTGGCTCTGGGACAGGAAACCGTTCTTGAAAAACACACCACCGCTGTTCCCGCCACACTTGTGGTACTGAAAGGAGCTTTAAAATTTAATCTGCCGGACCTGCAGCTGGACCTGCAGGAACTTGACGTTTATGAGATTCCTGTGGATGTGGAACACAGTGTACAGGGGATGATGGAGAAAAACCTCTTTCTGATTACGAAGGAACTCAATCCCGACAGCGAATGACAGACGGACTGAACTCACAGATCCTGGTAGAGATATGTACGGACAAGATGCCCTTTGGCAAATACAAAGGTGTCACCATCGCCGATTTGCCCATTTCCTATCTGGAATGGTTTCAGGGCCAGGGAATGCCACCAGGAAAGTTGGGAATGCAACTTTCGACGATTTATGAGATAAAACTGAACGGACTTACAGAACTTCTGATCCCAATTAAAAAAAGGTTGAGAGGTTAACCTAACGAACTTAATAAAATAGGCTTTCACACCGGAAGCCTATTATTTTTACTTATTTATTTCGCGGAAACCCATTTCATAAAGGGCAAAACTCAAGAGGTCGGTATTCTCAGCAATCACCTGATCCGTACTCCGGCCGGCACCATGACCGGCATTGACCTCGATACGTACCAAAACAGGATTCGCGCAGGACTGTTTTTCCTGAAGTTCCGCTCCAAATTTAAAGGAATGCGCAGGAACTACCCTATCATCATGGTCGCTTGTAATGATCATTGTGGAAGGATAGCAAACTCCTTTTCTTACATTATGTACCGGTGAGTAGGACTTCAGATACTCAAACATCTCTCTGGAGTCTTCGGCAGTACCGTAATCGTAGCTCCAGCCAGCGCCGGCGGTAAATTTGTTATACCTCAGCATGTCCAGCACACCAACCCCCGGGAAAGTTACTTTGGCCAGATCCGGACGCATAGTCATTACAGCGCCTACAAGCAGACCACCGTTGGATCTTCCCGACAAAGCCATATATTCCGGCGATGTGTAACCTTTCTGTTGAAGGTATTCACCAGCAGCGATGAAGTCATCAAAAACATTCTTTTTCTGCATTTTGGTGCCTGCATCATGCCATTTCTTACCGTATTCGCCGCCGCCACGGATATTGGGCACTGCGTAGATACCACCGTTGTCCATCCAGACCGCATTCACCACAGAGAAAGCCGGCTGCAGGCTGATGTTAAAACCTCCGTATGAATATAATATGGTCGGATTTTTACCATCGAGCTTAGTGCCTTTACGGTAATTGATCATCATCGGTATACGTGTGCCGTCCTTGCTTGTGTAAAATACCTGTTCCGAGACATAGTCCGCCGGATTAAATTTCACATTTGGCTTCTGATACACCTCCGACTTGCCGGTTTTCGGATCGAATTTGTAAATGGTTCCGGGAGTGATGTAGTTGGTGAAGGAATAATAAACTTCAGCAGCTTCATCCTTGCCTCCAAATCCTACTGCGGTACCAATTCCAGGCAATTCTACGGTCCGGATCAGTTTTCCGTCATAATCAAACTGCTTTACAGACGTAACCGCATCTTTCATATAGCGAGCAAAAATATAACCAGCACCGGTGGAGACACTCAGCACATTGTCGGATTCAGGAATTACATCCGTCCACACGTCCGGTTTGTCTATATGGAACTTCACAAGCCGCATGTTCGGTGCGTTTTTATCCGTAAGGGCATAGATCCAGTCACCTTTGGAGTCTATGAAGTCCGTATTGTAGTCGTAGCCTTTCTGTACAGCGACAAAATCCTTATGTTTTTTCGGATCTTTGATATAAAGCTCGTTACCGTTCGTTGCTTCTGAAGCGCTCAGAACCTGGAAACGCCCGTCATCGGAAACCCCGACACCCATATATCTTCTTTTAAAGGACGGCCCGCCAATCACCAGCCGATCCGCACTTTGCCTGGTTCCAAGTTTATGAAAGTACACTTTGTGAGTGTCGGTTTGCGCAGAAAGTTCGCTGCCTTTCGGTTTATCATAACTTGAGTAAAAGAATCCCTCATCACCCAGCCAGCTGGCACCGGAAAATTTAACATCAACGATAGTTTCATCGATGATCTCTTTGGTAAGGGCGTTCATAATGATGATCTTATTCCAGTCACTGCCCCCTTCGGAAATGGAATAGGCTACCAGATTTCCCTTCTTGTTAAAGGAAACACCGGCCAGGGAAGTGGTTCCCTTCTCCGAAAATTTATTTGGATCCAGAAAAACTTCAGTTTTGCCGTTGCGGTCTGTACGGTAAAGTACCGACTGAGCCTGCAGACCGTCATTCTTATAAAAATAGGTATAGTCTCCTTCTTTAAAAGGTGCGCCGATTTTCTCGTAGTTCCAAAGATCCTTCAATTGTGTGCGGATCTGCTCACGAAAACCGATTCTTGAAAGATAGTCCTGGGTGAACTTTACTTCGCGCTGTACCCAATCTTTGGTATCTTCGGCACGGTCGTCTTCCAGCCAGCGATAGGGATCGGCCACTTCCGTTCCGAAATAACTATCTGTATGTGAAACCTTCCTGGTTTCAGGATATTTAAGAGGCTTGTTCATTGTTTGAGTGGCGCACGAAGCCAGGAATACTACGGCGGCAGACTGTATAACAGCTTTAATTTTCATACGTTTACTTTTTTCAAATTTAGCAAAATTTAACTGGTTGTTAATGTCAGAACATTTTAAAAGGTACAGGATTTGCTCGTGAATTTTAAATATTTGATCAGTATGAAAACAGGAACGGGGATTATTTTGGCCGGAACCGTCGGAATTATTATAGGTTTGGGAATTTACGGATTCCGCAGGATGATGCGTAAGAAAGGCAGAGAATATGATGATTATTACTCTGATTTTCATCGCCATTTTGACAAAAGATATCGGGATGAGGCACACCATGGTGTAGAATATCTCTCTGCGCTTTAGCATCGTATTCATAGTAAAGTACAGATCCTGTTATAAAGCAGGATTTTCGTTTTTGTCAAAGATAGAGTTTATGGATGGTAATTTCAGGAAAGGCCAGGGAGCTCAGCGCAACGAATTAAACCGGTTCGAAAGATATACTTATGAGCCGGAAGACGACTTTGAAGAGAATGTAAAAGTTACATTCACAGAAGTATTTCCGAAAACAGTAGTTAACAAAATCACCAGTCCGGACCTTTTCATGGAATATTCCCTAAACCCGTATCAGGGTTGCGAACATGGCTGCTCTTACTGTTTTGCCCGCCCCACTCATGAATTTTGGGGTTACTCTGCAGGTACCGATTTTGAAAGGAAAATAATGGTGAAGAAAAATGCACCGGAA belongs to Chryseobacterium sp. and includes:
- a CDS encoding sulfite exporter TauE/SafE family protein; the encoded protein is MHVLGYFFAIVIGLVMGLIGGGGSILSVPVFAYIFKIDAITATTLSLFVVGVTSSAGSVGFLRQGSINFKTAFMFGLPSVLGILFSRRVVLPHLPPFIINRWGITITKEMFILVLFALLMLISAFKMISKTDRQRIRKSEDVNYTLLISQGLLVGIITGFIGAGGGFLIVPALVMLLGVSMKQAVATSLFIIAINSMIGFVSSLDKVDVDWPFLLLFSALSVLGILIGVQLAKRIEGRKLRPLFGWFVLAMAVFIILNELFLKQIV
- a CDS encoding MBL fold metallo-hydrolase: MKIEQIYTGCLAQGAYYIVSGKEAAIIDPLREVQPYLDRLEKDGVTLKYIFETHFHADFVSGHLDLSRKTGAPIIFGPNAEAEFETIIAEDGEIFNIGDILIKALHTPGHTLESTTYLLLDEKGSEHAIFSGDTLFLGDVGRPDLAQKSANMTQEELAGMLYDSLQSKILPLPDEITVYPAHGAGSACGKNMQKETVDTLGNQRRTNYALLQPDRESFIEAVLDGLPAPPKYFGMNVAMNKGGYESFEEVMNNGMKPIAPQDFESVVEQTGALILDTRSAADFHQGFVPNSVNIGLKGDFAPWVGAMIVDVKQAIALVCEPGTEEEAITRLSRVGFDKVIGYLEGGFEKWKAEGLETDSVNRITPEEFAGRFSKDAKVIDVRKEAEFAAEHIEDAYNAPLDGIAGWAGSLAEEEGHFFLHCAGGYRSMIAASILNSRGIRNFTEIAGGFNGIKKTSIPTSNYICQSKTLK
- a CDS encoding DUF3820 family protein codes for the protein MNSQILVEICTDKMPFGKYKGVTIADLPISYLEWFQGQGMPPGKLGMQLSTIYEIKLNGLTELLIPIKKRLRG
- a CDS encoding prolyl oligopeptidase family serine peptidase, whose amino-acid sequence is MKIKAVIQSAAVVFLASCATQTMNKPLKYPETRKVSHTDSYFGTEVADPYRWLEDDRAEDTKDWVQREVKFTQDYLSRIGFREQIRTQLKDLWNYEKIGAPFKEGDYTYFYKNDGLQAQSVLYRTDRNGKTEVFLDPNKFSEKGTTSLAGVSFNKKGNLVAYSISEGGSDWNKIIIMNALTKEIIDETIVDVKFSGASWLGDEGFFYSSYDKPKGSELSAQTDTHKVYFHKLGTRQSADRLVIGGPSFKRRYMGVGVSDDGRFQVLSASEATNGNELYIKDPKKHKDFVAVQKGYDYNTDFIDSKGDWIYALTDKNAPNMRLVKFHIDKPDVWTDVIPESDNVLSVSTGAGYIFARYMKDAVTSVKQFDYDGKLIRTVELPGIGTAVGFGGKDEAAEVYYSFTNYITPGTIYKFDPKTGKSEVYQKPNVKFNPADYVSEQVFYTSKDGTRIPMMINYRKGTKLDGKNPTILYSYGGFNISLQPAFSVVNAVWMDNGGIYAVPNIRGGGEYGKKWHDAGTKMQKKNVFDDFIAAGEYLQQKGYTSPEYMALSGRSNGGLLVGAVMTMRPDLAKVTFPGVGVLDMLRYNKFTAGAGWSYDYGTAEDSREMFEYLKSYSPVHNVRKGVCYPSTMIITSDHDDRVVPAHSFKFGAELQEKQSCANPVLVRIEVNAGHGAGRSTDQVIAENTDLLSFALYEMGFREINK